One genomic segment of Ricinus communis isolate WT05 ecotype wild-type chromosome 5, ASM1957865v1, whole genome shotgun sequence includes these proteins:
- the LOC8279152 gene encoding dolichyl-diphosphooligosaccharide--protein glycosyltransferase subunit DAD1 produces the protein MARSTSRDAQALFHSLRSAYAATPTSLKIIDLYVGFAVFTALIQVVYMAIVGSFPFNSFLSGVLSCVGTAVLAVCLRIQVNKENKEFKDLTPERAFADFVLCNLVLHLVIMNFLG, from the exons ATGGCGAGATCAACCAGCCGGGATGCCCAAGCTCTATTCCATTCCCTTCGCTCTGCATATGCTGCTACTCCCACTAGCCTCAAG ATCATTGATCTGTATGTGGGTTTTGCTGTTTTCACTGCTTTGATTCAG GTAGTTTACATGGCTATTGTTGGTTCCTTTCCATTCAATTCTTTTCTCTCAGGAGTACTTTCTTGTGTTGGCACAGCAGTGCTTGCTG TTTGTCTCCGTATCCAGGTGAACAAAGAAAACAAGGAATTCAAG GATCTTACACCGGAGCGAGCTTTTGCCGATTTTGTCCTCTGCAATCTGGTGCTCCATTTGGTGATAATGAATTTCCTAGGCTAG
- the LOC8279151 gene encoding LOW QUALITY PROTEIN: abscisic acid 8'-hydroxylase 2 (The sequence of the model RefSeq protein was modified relative to this genomic sequence to represent the inferred CDS: deleted 1 base in 1 codon; substituted 1 base at 1 genomic stop codon) yields the protein MALSNLSMEGFLLLVRKNYDTILVGLCLWLSMAIAYVVSKAWRSDGDSAGSIPGRLGLPFIGETLSFLSAANSTKGCYEFVRLRRLWHGKCFKTRVFGKVHVFVPSPEGARKIFANDFVDFNKGYVKSMADAVGEKSLLCVPHDSHKRIRHLLSEPFSMPSLSKFVQKFDQMLAWELKKLEESGKCFTVLDFSMKMTFDAMCNMLMSVTEDSLLRGIEKDCTAISDSMLSIPLMIPGTRYYQGIKARQRLMETLKGIIDKRRSEMGSDEDFLQSMLQRDSYPSDEKLDDSEIMDNLLTLIIAGQTTTAAALMWSVMFLHQNQEAQTRLREEQLSIAKHKQDGASLSLEDLNKMSYGLKVVKETLRMSNVLLWFPRVALNDCTIDGKFVVVTRMIFQRKXSLSISWKIQNEIIIAILVLFSGFEIKKGWHVNIDATCIHYDPAFYKDPELFNPSRFDEMQKPYSFVPFGSGPRTCLGMNMAKVTMLVFLHRLTSGYKWNIHDLDPSLEKKAHIPRLRSGCPITLEALNK from the exons ATGGCCCTGTCAAACCTTTCCATGGAAGGGTTTCTACTGCTTGTACGGAAAAACTATGACACCATCCTTGTTGGCTTGTGCTTGTGGTTGTCAATGGCAATAGCATATGTTGTCTCAAAAGCTTGGAGAAGTGATGGAGACTCAGCAGGAAGTATCCCAGGCCGCCTCGGTCTCCCTTTTATAGGCGAgactctctcttttctttcagCAGCTAACAGTACAAAAGGTTGTTATGAGTTTGTAAGGCTCCGGCGACTCTG GCATGGGAAGTGCTTCAAAACTAGGGTATTTGGCAAGGTTCATGTGTTTGTTCCAAGCCCAGAAGGGGCAAGAAAGATATTCGCCAATGATTTTGTTGATTTCAACAAGGGATATGTTAAATCCATGGCAGATGCTGTTGGAGAGAAGAGCTTGCTTTGTGTACCACATGATAGCCATAAAAGAATTAGGCATCTTCTTTCTGAACCTTTCTCAATGCCTTCACTGTCTAAGTTTGTTCAGAAATTTGATCAAATGCTTGCATGGGAGCTTAAGAAACTTGAAGAAAGTGGCAAATGCTTTACGGTGCTTGACTTCAGCATGAAG ATGACATTTGATGCAATGTGTAATATGCTAATGAGCGTCACAGAGGATTCCTTACTGCGAGGTATAGAGAAAGATTGCACTGCTATTTCTGATTCCATGCTATCTATTCCTCTCATGATTCCTGGTACCAGATACTATCAAGGCATTAAG GCACGTCAAAGGCTTATGGAAACATTAAAAGGGATAATTGATAAGAGAAGAAGTGAAATGGGGAGTGATGAAGATTTCCTGCAGTCCATGTTACAAAGAGATTCATACCCATCTGATGAAAAGCTTGATGACTCAGAGATCATGGATAACCTGTTAACATTGATAATCGCTGGCCAGACTACCACTGCAGCTGCTTTAATGTGGAGTGTCAtgttcttgcatcaaaacCAAGAAGCCCAAACCAGGCTTCGA GAAGAACAATTGTCTATTGCCAAACATAAGCAAGATGGAGCCTCTCTTAGCCTTGAAGATCTTAACAAAATGTCATATGGCTTAAAG GTTGTCAAGGAAACATTGAGAATGTCAAATGTCTTGTTATGGTTTCCTCGAGTTGCACTAAATGACTGCACAATTGACGGCAAGTTTGTTGTAGTTACTCGCatgatttttcaaagaaaataaagtctTTCAATTTCCTGGAAGATCCAAAACGAAATTATAATTGCAATTTTA GTTCTCTTTTCAGGTTTTGAGATAAAGAAAGGATGGCATGTAAACATTGATGCAACATGTATACATTACGATCCTGCTTTCTACAAGGATCCTGAGCTATTCAATCCTTCAAGATTTGAT GAAATGCAAAAACCATACAGTTTTGTACCTTTCGGATCAGGACCTAGGACTTGCCTAGGAATGAATATGGCAAAAGTGACAATGTTGGTATTTCTACACCGGCTAACTAGTGGATACAA GTGGAACATTCATGATTTAGATCCCAGTCTAGAAAAGAAGGCACATATTCCTCGTCTAAGGAGTGGCTGTCCCATAACCTTGGAGGCCTTAAATAAATAG
- the LOC8279150 gene encoding AAA-ATPase At3g50940, producing MATPPNETNLATAKTVLSTAASVAATVMLARSVAQDILPYEFHDYFLFNIRKILGRFSSQITMVVDEFDGFVHNQIYEAAETYLASNISPSTQRFKVSKPEKEKNLTVKMEGNEEIIDVYRGVKFKWIFVCSQVESRNLHHPFDHNATLRSEVRSFEVSFPKKHKEMALESYLPHIVREAESMVQEKKTLRIFSVDYDNIYGNLADAWKPVNLDHPATFQTLALDAQLKGTILEDLERFVKRKDYYRKVGKAWKRGYLLYGPPGTGKSSLIAAMANYLKFDIYDLELTELRCNSELRKLLIATANRSILVVEDIDCTIEFQDRLAEANAAEFHAHYPPQKQVTLSGLLNFIDGLWSSCGDERIIIFTTNHKEKLDPALLRPGRMDVHVHMSYCTPCGFRLLAANYLGIKDHHLFGRIEDLILTAQVTPAEVAEQLLRSDELETVLSELIQFLEVRKKEITEQEKADQKELRVDEKEGQSRDQGDCVEDKKANDDDEKGLQCLLGSK from the exons ATGGCTACGCCTCCAAACGAAACCAATCTAGCCACCGCAAAGACAGTACTGTCCACGGCAGCCTCAGTCGCCGCCACAGTAATGCTTGCTAGATCAGTAGCTCAAGATATCTTACCCTATGAATTCCATGATTACTTTCTCTTCAACATTCGCAAAATCCTTGGTCGTTTTTCCTCACAAATCACCATGGTCGTTGATGAATTTGATGGCTTCGTACACAACCAAATATACGAAGCAGCAGAAACTTATTTGGCCAGCAATATCTCTCCATCGACACAGAGATTCAAAGTAAGCAAGccagagaaagaaaagaatctcACAGTCAAAATGGAAGGAAATGAAGAAATCATAGATGTGTACAGAGGTGTAAAATTCAAGTGGATCTTTGTTTGCAGCCAAGTAGAATCAAGAAACCTCCACCACCCTTTTGATCATAACGCTACTTTAAGATCAGAAGTGAGGTCTTTTGAGGTTAGCTTCCCcaaaaaacacaaagaaatGGCTCTTGAATCTTACTTGCCACATATTGTCAGAGAAGCAGAATCCATGGTGCAAGAGAAGAAGACACTAAGGATTTTCAGTGTTGATTATGACAACATTTATGGAAATTTAGCAGATGCATGGAAACCAGTTAATCTTGACCATCCAGCTACTTTCCAAACACTTGCTTTAGACGCACAACTCAAAGGTACAATCTTGGAAGATCTTGAAAGGTTTGTGAAGAGAAAAGATTATTACAGGAAGGTAGGAAAGGCATGGAAAAGAGGGTACTTGCTGTATGGTCCTCCAGGGACAGGGAAATCAAGCTTGATTGCTGCAATGGCTAATTATCTGAAATTTGATATCTATGACTTGGAGTTGACTGAACTTAGGTGCAACTCTGAGCTCAGGAAATTGCTTATTGCCACTGCAAATCGGTCGATATTGGTTGTGGAGGATATAGATTGCACCATTGAATTTCAGGATAGGTTGGCTGAAGCAAATGCTGCAGAATTTCATGCTCATTATCCTCCACAAAAACAG GTGACACTGTCAGGATTGCTTAACTTTATAGATGGTTTATGGTCTAGTTGTGGAGATGAAAGAATCATAATTTTCACCACAAATCACAAAGAGAAGCTAGACCCAGCCCTGCTCCGGCCAGGGCGCATGGATGTTCATGTTCACATGTCTTACTGCACCCCATGCGGGTTTAGGCTTCTTGCTGCTAATTACCTTGGGATTAAAGACCATCACCTGTTCGGAAGAATAGAGGACCTGATTCTGACAGCACAAGTTACACCAGCCGAGGTAGCAGAGCAGTTACTGAGGAGCGATGAACTTGAGACTGTTCTCAGTGAGCTGATTCAATTTCTTGAAGTgcgaaagaaagaaataactGAGCAAGAAAAGGCTGATCAGAAGGAACTAAGGGTTGATGAAAAAGAAGGCCAGAGTAGAGATCAAGGTGATTGTGTTGAAGACAAGAAAgctaatgatgatgatgaaaaaGGGCTTCAGTGTCTACTGGGTTCCAAGTAA